One genomic region from Haloprofundus salinisoli encodes:
- a CDS encoding sugar phosphate nucleotidyltransferase: MKAVVLAGGYATRLWPITKQRPKMFLPVGESTVIDTIFADLEADDRISEVFVSTNEYFADEFEAHLADSEFEKPTLSVEETRAEDEKFGVVGALAELVEREGVEEDLVVIAGDNLISFDVAEFVDFFEEKESPILAAYDVGSRERAKSYGLVRLDGDQVVEFQEKPEDPKSTLVSIACYAFPAETLPKLDEYLESDNNPDEPGWFLQWLQSRDSVYAFSFDEAWYDIGTPESYLEAVAWKLGGENFVHEDATVENSELGENVQVLAGAEVRDSALERSVVFSDATVRDSTLRDTITDQETRIEGLQLTETLVGEHSKLVGEE, translated from the coding sequence ATGAAGGCAGTCGTCCTTGCCGGAGGCTACGCCACACGACTTTGGCCGATTACCAAGCAACGCCCGAAGATGTTCCTCCCGGTGGGGGAGTCGACAGTCATCGACACGATATTCGCCGACCTCGAAGCCGACGACCGAATCTCCGAGGTGTTCGTGAGCACGAACGAGTACTTCGCCGACGAGTTCGAGGCGCACCTCGCCGACTCCGAGTTCGAGAAACCGACGCTGTCGGTCGAGGAGACCAGGGCCGAGGACGAGAAGTTCGGCGTCGTCGGTGCGCTCGCGGAGTTAGTCGAGCGCGAAGGCGTCGAGGAGGACCTGGTCGTCATCGCCGGCGACAACCTCATCAGTTTCGACGTCGCCGAGTTCGTCGACTTCTTCGAGGAGAAGGAGTCGCCGATTCTGGCCGCCTACGACGTCGGGTCGCGCGAGCGCGCGAAGTCGTACGGTCTCGTCCGTCTCGACGGCGACCAGGTCGTCGAGTTCCAGGAGAAGCCCGAAGACCCCAAGAGCACGCTCGTCTCCATCGCCTGCTACGCGTTCCCCGCCGAGACGCTGCCGAAACTCGACGAGTATCTCGAATCCGACAACAACCCCGACGAACCCGGCTGGTTCCTCCAGTGGCTGCAGTCGCGCGACTCCGTCTACGCGTTCAGTTTCGACGAAGCCTGGTACGACATCGGGACGCCCGAGAGCTACCTCGAAGCCGTCGCGTGGAAACTCGGCGGCGAGAACTTCGTTCACGAGGACGCGACGGTCGAGAACAGCGAACTCGGCGAGAACGTGCAGGTGCTGGCCGGAGCCGAGGTCCGCGACTCGGCGCTCGAACGTTCCGTCGTCTTCTCGGACGCGACGGTCCGCGACTCGACGCTACGCGATACGATCACCGACCAGGAGACTCGTATCGAGGGTCTGCAGTTGACCGAGACGCTCGTCGGCGAGCACTCGAAACTGGTCGGCGAGGAGTGA
- a CDS encoding diphthine--ammonia ligase: MTDDWVSLFSGGKDSSWALYRALEDGLNVSRLLTVHPEGDSYMYHVPETRLARLAAESVGIELVEVEPDSFEADSATDSGEQGDAELEPMEAALRELRGELDLAGVTAGAVESEFQTNRIQQMCDRLGIDLFAPLWQENPRELADAMLDAGFEITIVQVAAHGLDESWVGRAFDADALAELEELNEEYGVHILGEGGEFETLVTDGPHMSRPIELEYETEWEGTRGRIRVTEARLGER; encoded by the coding sequence ATGACCGACGACTGGGTGAGCCTCTTTTCGGGCGGCAAAGACTCCTCGTGGGCGCTCTACCGGGCGCTCGAAGACGGACTGAACGTGAGCCGACTGCTCACCGTCCACCCCGAGGGCGACTCGTACATGTATCACGTCCCCGAGACGCGACTGGCGCGACTCGCCGCCGAGAGCGTCGGCATCGAACTCGTCGAAGTCGAACCCGACTCCTTCGAGGCCGATTCGGCGACCGACTCCGGCGAACAGGGTGACGCCGAGCTCGAACCGATGGAAGCCGCACTGCGCGAGCTACGGGGCGAACTCGATTTGGCGGGCGTCACCGCAGGCGCAGTGGAAAGCGAGTTCCAGACGAACCGGATTCAACAGATGTGCGACCGCCTCGGCATCGATCTGTTCGCGCCGCTGTGGCAGGAGAATCCGCGCGAACTCGCCGACGCGATGCTCGACGCCGGCTTCGAGATCACCATCGTCCAAGTCGCCGCGCACGGCCTCGACGAGTCGTGGGTGGGCCGCGCGTTCGACGCCGACGCGCTCGCGGAGTTGGAGGAACTCAACGAGGAGTACGGCGTGCACATCCTCGGCGAAGGCGGCGAGTTCGAGACGCTGGTGACCGACGGACCGCACATGTCCCGGCCCATCGAGTTGGAGTACGAGACGGAGTGGGAGGGGACCCGAGGACGGATTCGGGTGACTGAGGCGCGACTCGGGGAGAGGTAG
- a CDS encoding cupin domain-containing protein, with protein sequence MDGSIVKAADAEQNEFQGVNFDVLAVGEESMVTKMHFEKGNDVPPHSHESEQSGYVVSGRYRLRFGDRDEILETGDSYSIPGGVEHSYGVLESGTVIDVFSPPREEYR encoded by the coding sequence ATGGACGGGTCGATAGTCAAGGCAGCAGATGCCGAACAAAACGAGTTTCAGGGCGTCAACTTCGACGTACTCGCGGTCGGCGAGGAGTCGATGGTGACGAAGATGCATTTCGAGAAGGGAAACGACGTGCCGCCTCACAGTCACGAAAGCGAGCAGAGCGGCTACGTCGTCTCGGGTCGCTACCGTCTTCGGTTCGGTGACCGCGACGAGATTCTCGAAACCGGCGACAGCTACTCGATACCGGGAGGGGTCGAGCACAGCTACGGAGTTCTCGAATCCGGCACCGTTATCGACGTGTTCTCCCCGCCACGGGAGGAGTACCGGTGA